The DNA window ggtatgtagggtacatgacttgtgtatggtatGGCTTTACTAAcaacaatgaaattcatagcttaattaaagagttaatgatatcatctcattggcattgtgtggattgataaatatggaatgtggccacgggttgcttgttcttgaacgagcaatttatcacatcCATTTGTTGATagtggtcatattaatcattaagaagacacaatggtgacaataagataaaataagattgtattgaatgaacagatttaactcaaatgAATCCATGATATCATATGcaggtaacacacacatgacgaggtcattggataaagtagttggatgaattgctttctaaagagtatacaataaggagttttcaatcatggtacttcttgtggattgactccatgattaagtaattgcgaattatcaaaACGATGCTTTTAGACATAATTACAATCACtagagtctaattgtatatgtccgattagtccctctgctagctcaacaaaagctcgatcgaactACAGTTGAATAAAAGAAAGTTCTACAACtatggaaataatttaattgagtcgatttattcgacgtggaattaaattaggtggttgtgagattgttcaactagagaatttgattaaagaattttcttgaaaaattaatttagaaaatttaagtgatttttggaaaaattaattttgatcaagtaaaattaaattaatcaaatcaattaaaattaatatgatatttttggaagttaattttcaagccagacaattggcccaataggtaattaaacttgaaaattggacctgaaatCGTAAATTGAACCTAggagcccaaaatcgagaccaaaacccaaaaactggtcgaaccGAGCTTGGGATGTGAAACTGGGTCAACGGTCCTACCGATGGCTAGATTGGACCGGTAGGGTCGTCACTGACCCGAACTGAATCGACAGCAGTTGAACCAGCTCGGGGTGCCGTAAAGGTGTCGCACCTATATCACTGGACATGACGGTGTCGACGGCTGCGACGGCGTCCCGGTGACCGTTGGTTGTTGGTGTTTGGGCAGTGGAAGAGTTTCATTCCTACTAGAATTCTaccaaagaatttgatttcagattaattatttcaaaattaatattattttaataagatttaatattaaatgacctctagaaaattttaattagaaaaatatctctagaatttttttttggaataatctcttcataaaattttctctctacaactttctcttaaatACAAGAGTgagtaaatattatattaaatttaatattaaagtgattaagtttaatcatagttgaactctctaaactctctctatataaagagagtcttgggtTATTATTtatacacacttgaattcaagagaaagttgtagagagaaaattttctgaagagattattccaaaaaaattttctagagatatttttctgatttacaacttgacccaaaagtttataaaaattacaaaattaccccactgataatttttgtgaaatttttttgattCGAAGTGAGCCCACATTCAAcaaacgtgagcttgaggatagcggagaagactactctgtcgaagcgctcatcctagacgaatcgaaaatgtACTATTTTGATTAAGTGCTTATTACTTTatatatcacaaccaagatattgttttggaaaaaaaatttaaaactctggttttttcctaaatttattttccgttgTGTTTTCCAAACTTGTTTTTCCTACATGGAAATGATATGTTTTGGTGCATAACATGAATAGAGTGAATGGTACAATTTTAGTTGAATGATTTTTTGTTATTTGAGATTTTTTAATTGTGATGGTGCCAttaaggcatattggttagaggAATAGGGCTTGTTATATGCTATGTTTTGGATAGGTTATAAAAGTTGATAGATGTTTTTTGTTGCCCTATTTGAAAGATTGGTTTTGGTAACTTGTACAAAAAGACACATTTTTGCACCACACAGACTAACATACAGCCGTATGTCACATAGGGGTAGGTGATATGATCGTGTGCTCATTGAAAAATAGGAACATTTAGTTTTCACATGGTTTCAACCTGTTACCAGGTccaaccacacgaccgtgtgactttagatggaaaatttatgtttttaacccacacggcctagatacatgGCCATGCGACTTCAATTCCGCATGGCCACTATTTGTAACACAGTTTGGGCACATGGTCATGTGCCCCTAACTTTGAAGCTTACTTTTTGaaaagttttcaatttagtccttgtttgTGCTCGAGTCAACTTaggagcttttgtaagctcaattGTGACTCAAATTAGTTTGTAAATCTTGATTTGAGTGAATGTATgatatatttaaatgtttatatgAGTGTTTGATTTAAGAATCGCATGTAACTATTCTGTTAATTATTGTAGCATCATATAGCTCGGGTCTGGTGACTAGACTAGGCGACGGGTGTTACAAAAACATTATGGAACCTTAATATTCATACCTTGTTCTCTTGATTTCAAACCTTAGTtggattttctctctcctccaacatGAACATACATCTTCACTTAGAAATCACCTTGCTATGATGTAGTATTCTTGGTTTCACTAAGGGCTTCTATGGAAATTTAGTGATTTCTAGCTTGAATTTGATGATTATGGTGGAAagagattaatttgtaaaagattcagtaaatttgtaaaaaaaaaaaaggataattttGTTAAAGATTCAACAATTTTGTAAGAAATATAGTAAAAAATCCAGTAATGTACATTGTTGTAAGAAATTAAGTAAACACGATAATGTTGTAAGAGATTTAATAACTGTCAAAGGTGTAAGAAATTAAGTGAAGTTTAGTAACtttgtaaaatagtaaaaaattctATAAGAAATTAAGCTATCTTTAAGAATTTTAGTAATTTCGCAAGAAATTCAGTAATTTACAAAGTTTTAAGGAATTAGGTAAGTATTACAAAATTGtaagaaatttaataattttctaaaaaaattacaacATTATAAGAAATTCAATAAGAGTTATTCAGAAATTTACAAAGTAATAACAtactaaattcaaaaatttaatctgTTACCTGCTAAACAAGATATAGTTCACAAAATCTCTTATTTTAAGCACCTCACACTggatcttcttttttctttttctcctcaaaattgaaataataattatgtcattaattaatacaaaatggaaatggaagatgcccaataaattaattaatataaaaacatgccgttaaaatatgtcataagtctttgTACTCttcgtaaatttagaatttagtatctatatttttatttctaagaatttagtTCCTGTACTTtccagattttaaaattcaggttcaactgttaacaatattaaaattattttgttaaattcaaattcattataatgtcatttttataatattaatttaatcttcaaacacatataatcgaagtaaaaaaaatattagtctCTGTTTTTATATTTCCAAAGTCTTAATATTTTTGGGATGGGTCAAAGATCATGAATTCGTAATATTAGCTACTGAATTCAATTTCTAGATTCTAAATTTGGGTCTCTTTCTCTCAATTCTTTCTAATTTGACCTTATTTGAATCTGGTTTCTTTGATTTTGAGCTTTAAGGTTCATTGAAAGAGCGAGCTTCAGTAATTGTttaagtaaatatttatcaatggCTGCTGCAAAAAATAATGGTGAATCCAACAAGGGTGTTGGTGATGGACAATATTGGGAGGGTGAGAAAGGGAATGAGAATGTGTAAATATGAAGAGTTTAATCAtttagaattaagattaaatggataaaatgtgtaagtattaaggactaaatatGTTATTCTACTAATTAAAAAAGCCACAACGTGCGTGGCCAAAATAGAAATGTTTGAAAACATTAGTGACAAAGTTGAAATTTTCTATAAATTGGTTACCAAAATAGAAACATACTAATAATTGAGTTACCATTAATTTAAGAGCGGAGATAGATGGATGGGTATATCTAGATGTGCTCATGGGCCAGGTTCGGGTTgggcccaaccaaaattttaggctcgtttGCTAGGCTCGACCcaacccaaaaaatgggcctaaaattttacctaaacccagcccgaataaaaatgctaaaactcgatCCCAACCcacccatatttatttattttttatattttttatatattttttaaaaatataatacattaaaaaactAAATacgttaaaataaatgtttccaaacaaattgaaaataaatttaaaaaaatgtatacttgaataacactaagataggtgcaacttaacaagtaaatgcctctaaaatagtaataaaattaacaataaaataatagttatatagtatctaaacaataacaacaaaatagtaacaacataataATGAAATGGTAGAAAAATAGTGaaagaacaagaaaatagcaacaaaacaataaaaaaaaacagcaacaaaatagtaaaaaaaacattCGGTCTGAGCTCGGGCCAAAAAGCCTTACTTGCGGCCTGACCCAAGCccaaaatttgggcctaaaattttgcctgaATCCACtcatatttgtaaaaaattaacccaagcccattttaggcccgctcataatatttttaaatttttaaaaatatttatatttttttattttaatagttaataattttatacattttttattgaatttttttatagccatcttaacattgttttaatttttacattagtgtagtattatatatttagtatatgtttattttgttaatttttcctaaattacataatatataaaaataacataatataaaatattataaacttaaaacggATTGGGCTGGGTCCGACTAGGCTTGAGTCTTAAATGTTCAAGCCCGAGCCCAGCTCATATTTTAAACGGGTTTATTTTTTTTACCCAAGCTCATTTTTTTAgcataatatttttatctaaaccctctcaaatttCGAACAGACTTCGAAGTCTGAGCGAATAGTCCTACCATGAATAGGTGTAAATACATCCGGTTgctgaatgtatatatatgaaagaaACATCTACATACAGTTCCAGCAAATACACAAgagtgtatgtatatgtatatatacgacTACAGTTTGAGTGAGAGGAGAATTGtaagatataaaaattaatattagccCTTTTCAAAGGATAATCAACATTGCGTTGCTAAGGGATCCCatctagaggtgttcatgggccgggcggcccgacccgaaatatgagagggtttggacaaaaatataagctcaaaatatgggtttgaataaaaaaatgaggcccatctaaaaaacgggccgggcccgtcccgaatataataaatatatagatcGAACCTATCCAATTTTTACAGTGCGATGGTTGGTTGTTCACGGACTAGCTGTACCTACCGTTTCTGTTTTGGGGTCAATATCAGCAATGCAGTTCATCCAATGATAAACCTAATTCGAATTAATTATAGAGCTATGACACAATCAAACCCGAACGAACAAAATGTTGAATTGAATCGTACCAGTCTCTACTGGAGGTTATTACTCATTTTTGTACTTGCTGTTTTATTTTCCAATTATTTCTTcaattaagaaaatatatttttatttttaattttaattttaattttttaaaatacttttttatttttaaaataaatttttagtgttttattaaaaaatgagcCGGGCCGGGCCAAGCTggggtttagaaatttttttccGAGCCTGAAAAAAATCTCAGTTTCATATTTCGAGCCAGGCCCGGGCCTAAGATGTAGGCCAAATTTTTCTGGGCcgagcccatgagcacctctaatccCATCCCAGCCTTGTTCTTTCAACAGCTGTCAATTAGGGTTGAGGAAGTTATTGTTAAACTAAAaagatttttatcgaattttaaTTGGAAAGCAGGCTGAAAAATGTGAAGTTTTTCGGTAAAGAAAATCAATGGTGGTGGTTAGGCTGGAGATATTTCTTCTCTTGcagaagaaaaataaatgaaaatcatAAAGCATTACATCATTAAATCTTTTGGTGTTCCATCAAACAGAAAATCCCAGCATTTGTTTTGATATTAACCAGGGTTGTTCCAGaaatttcagattttgttgttgacaaattttgcatacaactgatCTCGTATCAATGTCATATATAGCAATCTCTGGAGCTTTGTTGACTAGAGTAGGAGATCATGTTCATGTATGCATAATCTCCTTGATGGGGACCTTTCTTGGAGATCAAAGCACCTGACCTTCCTAACCTTTCTTTCTTGTTcctttgcttttttcttttttcttttttttttccaatgaattacaataataagataaaatttaaataataaacgcGATTAACATAACTCGAATTCAGAGCACACATGGGACCGTGAATATCTTTAATCATCATGCCATCACATGTAGTTCCTTGTTGCTACTTTTATTTGCTCTAATTTTACCACAACATTTTCAAACTTTCACTAGTAATGCAACAATTTTGGCCAAAAAAACAAAtaagcaacaattacaaaaatttatatattttggtggTTTGATGAAttcattgtatatatatatatatatgcggaGAGGGAGGTTAAGTGTAAAATTAAAGTAGTATGAATATTCTAACAATTCAATCATTCGACTTATTGTTTCATTTATGTAGGTAATGTATGTCAAGTTTAACATaagtttgaaaattattaaatattcgTTTTAAGCATAAAAAGAAGAAGCTTTtaaccattaaatatatattaatatagataatattttagactgatatgatagagatattgaattgattaaaattttaaattgatgtaagtggatgtatgtatgtataagaagaagaagaagaaaatggtaAAACTATAATAATTGAATTTCAAAGGTGATGATGATTGAAACTTAGAAGGATGAATCTAATCTGGAAGAGGAAGGGTGATGCATGCGACGGTTGTGATTTAGATGTtgcatcatttttattttcttccatcaatgccaatgccatcaTCATCTTAACTTGAAAGGCAtgcaaccttttttttttttttaattattaaatttaatatttcttcCTTTTTCCTTCTTTGATAAACGAATCAGATATTTTCCCTCCCACTTCTATgtctgtttttgtttttgttttcttttgggaCTTTGCATTGGCTCCAACGTAACTCATTGGGAGCTTATGACCGTTACCATTGGAGTGCAAGTAACAGGAATTACATGCATATATACTTATTCAATGATTGGGTTACGTGTAGAAgctcaaatttttgtttttgagccaaaaaaataatttttttcggtTAAATTAGTCATATATATCAACAAAAAGTTTATTGGCTAAATAGGccgatttttttagaaaaagcgGAAAAGTGCGCCCAGTTAAGAAATTGAACTTGAgtctaaatgatgaaattattattatttaaccatttaCCCAAATAAGCTAATATGAtaaaaagcattaattaaaaatattaagaactttagaaaaaagagaaaaaaatataaatgcgAGTGGGAGAAGAATCAAACTCGAGACTTAATGATAAAACTATTAACATTTGATCATTTGACCAAAGAAATTgattatattaaataagttagaaAATGCAACTTAAAGATAAATTACGTCCAGCTAGATGTCTTTTCTTACTTTCTCTCGAAAAACAGTCTAtttccttaaatttttaaaatatcgaCCTATTTAaccaataaactttttttttggcaTATATGACTTGTTTAGCCtctattttcaaacttgactCCACATTCAAGActtgagttttatttatttttttaaaaaattatgtcatatattatattattttatatataatatattctatatcacataaaaataaaaatttataataatatataataatatgatataaacAATATACTAATTTGTTTAAATgtaaagttttaataaaaatatatatattaaaatgtgaaatattaaattaattttttttttgtaaactttgttttctttttctaaatataaaTAGACCTATATGTTAATATGAGCCTCAATCCAACCCATCCATACATAGAAAGGAAATATGCTCATAGACTCGGATAAACAATCTATCATTTAAGCAAAGGCAAAAGAAAGGAAGCGTCCCTTCCCCATAGGGGAGGAATTCAACTACATCAATGTAAAACTTAAGTAgttttatataatttcataatttttatgtaattttaacaATCAAACCGTTAAATTTATCAAGATATTTGTATTTGTTATGTCTGTGAATTTTTGAACAgatctaatatttctatcatatcGAGTTAAAATAATctagatgtgtatatatataacaattgaaAGTCTTTTACTTAAaacaaacattaaaaatttttaatttatataaaatttggcaTACATAATTTGCATGAATAGAATATAAAATACGATGATGGTTATACTATTAATAGTATAATAAgtgtaaaataagttaaaaagtGTTTATTAGGTAAGTGGGAAAAAGTAATAATTGGGGATATTAGGAAAATCATAGTCATCCAACCAAaagcaaaaacaaagaaaagaaaaaggggaagcTAGGAATCATCTTTAATATGGTGGAAAAATTGCTAAATGTGGAGAGAGATGGGGTTATTTGAAGTTTGAAGGGATCCATGTCTTAATACAGAGTTGGCAAAACATCAAAAGCAAAGTAAAACCAGTTCATATAGAATCTGAtacttaaaaatgaaattaaaaaaaattagtgctAATCATCCAAATTTTAAAGATGAAAATGGGGAGTCATTATGAGTTTTTCTCATACAGACAGACCATGAATATTTGTAGTCCACTTCATTGATGAGTTTTTGACAATGATCACTATTACAATTTAAgaactttaattttattcatgCATTTAAAACCCTTTTTTCTGTGTATTAAATAGAGATATTAAACTACAacacagagagagagagaatatCGTCTCTTTCATCCACAAGTCCGAAAATTTCATGTTCTCAAAAGAAAAAAACTGGGAGAGAGAGGGGTCTAACAAAGAAATTAAGCTTTAAATGCGAGTTGGTTGATTTCCTCTCTCTTCTTATCTCTTAAGCACTAAGCATACATAccctttctctcttctttttctttaattcccttgtatatatataagctttCTTCGTTCTAAAATCCTGTACTTGTCGATCACCCATAACCCGTCTCATTTTCCAACAATCACCCAAATCCAAGGgaagtgaaaaaagaaaagaaaagaaaaaagaatggaATTTCATGAATACCAAAGTCGTTTTTCGAGGCCTCCACCTTCCTTCTTTGGGGATTTCCTTGAAAAGCTTAAAGATTTTTGCAATTTCGCCTTTTCCGCCATTATTGGCAACATTTTCTATGCGATCTTAACCTTCTTCTTTGCATTAGGTTCGTTTCTTTCTCTCGTCTCGAAGCGTTTCAATTTCTCGTTGTAGATctaatttatatgtacatattgtTTCGTTCAAGCCATTTGATTATTGATCTATTCATGGCCTTTGATGTTGGTTTTGcaataaattgatatatatatattactttgaTGTTATTATTTCATGTTGCTGTTTTGTTGGATTGCGAATACTATGAGATTATCTTGCGTGCAGACAAAGCAGTTTGGATTAATTTGTCTTACATTTATTTCTAAAATACACCTAGAATTAATGACTTTTTGTTTGGTTTCTTAGAATTAATGCTTGATACTAAGCTTAACCATCATGTACTCAAGTATTGGGAATGAGATTGACATTGTTTGTGTGCAGTGGGCACCCTGTTAGGTGCCATGACGGGGGCTTTGATAGGACAAGAGACCGAGAGTGGGTTCGTTCGAGGCGCCGCAGTTGGGGCTATATCTGGAGCTGTTTTATCAATCGAAGTTTTCGAATCTTCTCTTGTTCTTTGGCAATCAGATGAATCCGGGATCGGATGCTTGTTGTATTTGGTGAGCACTTTTGTTTATTCACCTGATTTTACAGTTTTGTTTTGGTTTGATTTGTGCTTTCTATGTCAATGAAAAGAAGGATATAAAACACAACTCTTGGACTTGGTTGATCTAAATTGATGAGTTCGTGATAAAATAATATTGCAGATTGATGTCATTGCAAGCCTTCTAAGTGGGAGGCTTGTCCGAGAACGAATTGGTCCGGCGATGCTGAGTGCAGTCCAAAGTCAGGTAATATGCCGAGGAGTTTGGTTTGTGTGCCACAACTTGATGGTTCCATCAATCAGCCATTTGCTAATGATTTCAGTTTCTGTTATCAGATGGGAGCTTCTGAAACAGCTTTTGAGGAGGTTCAGAACATCTTCGACACCGGTGGTGTTAAAGGATTGGCTGGAGATTTGGTTGAAAAAATCCCAAAGATCATAATCACTAAAAATAACAATGTCGATGCTTCTGGGGAGAAAGTCTCCTGTACAGTTTGCCTTCAGGTCCAACCATATATATTTTTTCGATTTTTGAACTAGTAACATCAAAGAAGCTTGTCTGGTTGACGTTTGGTGTTTCATTTTATCTTTATGCAGGACTTTCAGCTCGGAGAAACGGTTAGGAGCTTGCCGCAGTGCCATCACATGTTCCACCTTCCTTGCATAGATAAGTGGCTTGTTAGTCATGCTTCTTGTCCATTATGCAGAAGGGATCTGTAATgttaatttttgtaaattatacCATTGGAtgagttctttatgttttttgttTATACTGCTGTTACTTACCTGGGCTGCTTGTATTTTTTCATCGAATCAAATGCTTTGCCTACTCTGTCTGCCTACGTTATATCGCAGAATCAAACATTGTAATTCAATTAGCCCTTTGTATAAAgcttttgatttacactttttcaaacttttaatTGCCTATCATGATATCGACTCTTGTGCTTTCGATGAGCGACTCTtgtatattgaattatattcatggTAGAAACTTCCCAGGAACTTAGAACACGTTTCATCAAGAGACTTAAAACATTAGGTCAGTATTTCTATGGTTCTTCGCGTCCGAATAAACATGGATTTGATTGTTTTGATGGACATATTGCAACCTGAAATAGTTGATAAAGCAGGTGAAAATGATACATGACCAAGTTCACATGATGAGGTTCCAAATCTAGTCTTGAGCCATGCGATGAGGTTCACATGATTCATTTCCAAATATAGTCTTAGGGGccataaatatacatgtataattaGCAGTCTCATGACTCATCATGAGAGCTATATGAACACTATTTTGTCTCATGAAGAGATTGAAAAAGGAATGGTTTCATTTAAGAACTCGGGGTTGTTTTTGCTAACCCATCCATCACCAAACTTTTGATTGTAAAAAATCTTTATTTAATTGTCAACAGATGCTTGTAAAGAGTCAAATGCAGCCTAAGTTGCAAGGTAAAGCGATAGTTAAGCTTATTTGGTTATCTTCAAACAAGAAAATAGTTCCAAAATTACTACAATAAAATTTCACTTTCCGACTTAACAACCACAATCTGATCCACATAGCTCATCCCGTGGGCTTATCAACAAAAGAGAAATGGCCTAAAACGTATCAACAACAAAACCTGGGGATTGAAAATGAAGTCAACatatcaaagcaatcacaaaaGGACATGGTCTACTACTTAATTGGGTTGCTCCATCATCactaaataatttcttttaaatgtgGTCCTCGCTAATCCTCTGTACTTGCATCACTCACTGTAACTTACTCCCATGCAAGTCCTTGATTTTCCTTGTCTCATCTCATCTGAGGTTCTGGCCTTAAGAACATGGAGATTCTTTTCTATGCccctttattatttcttttctccaGAAATGGCATGAGATTCTTTTATGTCTTCTTTTGGCTTATGTGCCGTCTCAATAGAAGAACCAGTCCATGAATgcggtttttaattttaattttttacaatttgttATATTTCTTAATGATTTATGCATAATGTGTTTATAGTTTTCTAAAGGACAGACAAAACCATTTCTCCATGTTTTTTGATAGAtgcaattttttaaataattatttgtttttaggATTCCTTCAACATTTGTTAACATGACAACAATACCACGATAGTATAATACACATGGCCACCACATGTTGTGTCCGATTGGTCTATCAACCATATCAGCAAAACTTAATAATCAGA is part of the Gossypium hirsutum isolate 1008001.06 chromosome D11, Gossypium_hirsutum_v2.1, whole genome shotgun sequence genome and encodes:
- the LOC107912853 gene encoding NEP1-interacting protein 1 translates to MEFHEYQSRFSRPPPSFFGDFLEKLKDFCNFAFSAIIGNIFYAILTFFFALVGTLLGAMTGALIGQETESGFVRGAAVGAISGAVLSIEVFESSLVLWQSDESGIGCLLYLIDVIASLLSGRLVRERIGPAMLSAVQSQMGASETAFEEVQNIFDTGGVKGLAGDLVEKIPKIIITKNNNVDASGEKVSCTVCLQDFQLGETVRSLPQCHHMFHLPCIDKWLVSHASCPLCRRDL